TGGGAAAACCTGAAGGTTCCCTgggagccctgcccagccctgctctgctgggacaaTCCCAGTGTTGCTTCCCACCTCCAGGGGTGCTCCATGGCTGtttgcagccacagctgggatGGGGTTATGGGAATAAACCCTGCCAGAACGAGGATGGGTTTATGGGGATAACCCAGGGAATGAACCCTGCCAGAACCAGGATGGGTTCATGGGAATAAACCCTGTGAAAACCAGGATGGGTTTATGGGAATAACAGCCACCAGAGCCAGGATGGGTTTATGGAGTAACCCCCACCACAACCAGGATGGGTTTATGGGATAACCCAGGGAATGAACCCTGCCAAAACCAGGATGGGTTTATGGGGATaaccacagccacagccaggatGGTTTTATGGGGATAAACCCCACTACAGCCGGGATGGGTTTATGGGAATAAACCCCAAGTGCAGCATCCATGGGATGGATCCTGCTGGAAACATCCCTGCTCATCCCCCCTCGCTGCGCTGAGCACCGTCCCCTCCTGCAGTTCATGGACATCCCCATTTCCCAacccctggaagtgcccatggccaggctggatggggcttggagcaccctggcaCAGAGGGAGGTGTCCCAGCTGCAGGTCCCTCCGCAGCCATGCCACCCCGGGGCTCCAGGATGCCATCCCTGCCGCGCTCACCGCAGTAGGCGAATTTGAGGGAGAGCACGCAGCTCTCGTGCAGGTGCAGCTGGTACTTGTCGGGCTTGGTGTGGTGCAGCACCTCCACGTTGCTGCTCTCCATGCCCACCGCCAGCCACTCGCCCGTCGGGCAGTACCCCAGAGAGAAGATCTGTGGGCAGAAGTGGGGTAAGGGGAGATCAGCGGGAATTCCCGGCCCCCCATGGAAGGGTGGGATGAGGGATCATCAAGGTGACTCTCCCAGTCCCTGTTCTGGGAcctgtggcactgctggagctgctggccagcCCCAGATGGATGGAGCAGGTGGGGAGAGGCAGATCCCTGCGTTGGGATGGCTCCATCCCTGCGTGTCCCCTGCCAATGGGACACAaggtcccagctctgcccctctggatcagggctctggcaggctctgctggaggaggcaggatcctgatccctgacccctgctCTCATCCCACCCCAGGACATCCAGAGATCCCAGTTACATCCACAGGCATCCCATGAAAAGAGCTGCTTCCTCAACAGCAGCCTCATCCTGCAAGGATGGAAAAGGAGAGCTGACACAAGATCCAGGGAGCCCCATGGCTCCAGCATTCCTGGGCCATCCCGAAACCAGCGGGAACAGCCACGCTCGGAGCTCCCAGGGggttttcccagcaggaaaagcccctcCAGGGAGCCAGGGGCGAGCAGGAACCCCTGCTTTCCGTGGGGATGgatccctgagcctgccccgttccctggccctacCTGGGAGGTGAAGtcgtgctgctgcagctgccgccCTTCCCGCAGGTCCCAGGAGCGCACCGTGTTGTCCAGGCCCCCCGTCCACAGCTTCGTACCGTCGTGGGAGATGTCTATGCAGCTGGCCCCGTCCGTGTGCCCTTGGAACTGCCTGGGGAGCAGAAAAAACCATGGAGGTCTGCAAGGGGAGCGCTAGGAAAAGCACGGAGCCGTGTTCGAGGCGCTCAGATGAGGTTTGTGTGGCTCGTCCACACCAAATATCCCTGGAAATCCATCCAGGAGCATCCcgggctgaggagcagcagcctggccaaGGATGGGGCTGGCTTAGGGATGAGCACCAGGAGATGGTGAAGCACCACCAGAGGGTGTTCCAGGCTCcagccccgaggggatggggcactccccatccctggaatgttTGAGGCCAGGATGgaaggcttggagcaacctgggatagtgcaAGGTGGTTTTGCCcatggaaaagaggaaagggacGTTGAtgggagggaagagggaagggaccatgatggggagaagaggaaaaggacTGTGATGgggagaagaggaaagaaacagCAATGGGGtggggaaagaggaaaatagAGATTGAtggaaggaagaggaaaggaatATTGacaaaagaagaggaagaaggacACTGacaaaaggaagaggaaaagggatACTGACAAAAGAAAAGAGACATTGATGGAAGGAAGAGGAAGTGGGACATTGACAAAAGAAGAGCAAAAAGGACACTGacaaaaggaagaggaaaagggcTGTTGTgggggaagaggaaaaggaacaCAGACAGGAGAAGACGAAACGGAACGCGACAGGATGAAAACACCTttaagccctgcccagcccagcgcAGCGCAGGCTccccgagcagcagcagccggcgGGCGCTCACCTGACGAGGGTCTGGTTGTGCAGGTCCCAGACGGCGATGTTGCCGTCGCTGCAGCACGAGAAGCACACCTTGGCGTCGGGGCTGATGGCCAGCGCGTAGCACGCGGGCGCTGACGACGTCAGCTCGGCCTTGATGCGCGGCTGTGGGCGACGCCAGGTCCCAGATGGTCAGAGTGCTGGCCTCGCCCCCCACGATCAGCGTGCGCCCGTCCGGCAGCAGCTTGCAGGAGCGGATGTAGTTATCCCTgttctggggacacaggggaccgTCAGGGACGGCCTGGGCACCGCGAGATGGTGAGGGAAGGGACGGgggggagaggaaaagggatgtggagggggaagaggaagagaGTGCAACTGGGTGGGAAAAGAGGAACAGGAACGTTGAGGgtgaaaggggaaaagggaaattgatggggaaaggggaaagaggACGTTGATGGGGAAAAGGGACGTTGATGGGGAAAAGGGACGTTGatggggaaaagaggaaaaggaatgtTGATGGGAAAAGAGAGATAACAGGAAGAGGAATAAGACAGTAACAGAAGACAAAGAGTTGGTAATGGGGAAAAGCAACAGGATGTTGGGGGGGAAGAGGAAAGGGAGGGCAGTGGGGAAAGAGGAAACATAAATGGCAACGTAGGGAAGAGAGGCTGATGTTAACGGGGAGAAGACGATTAACAGCATCGGAGGCGGGTGCAGGCAGGGGAcaagccctggggacagcagcagccccaccacGGGGACTCCAGCCGTGCCAGCCTCACCAGGCAGTCCAGCTGGGAGATGGGGCTCTTGCTGCCGGGCTGGCTGATGTCCCAGATCTTGACGCAGCCCTTGCCGCCGGTGTAGACGTGGCGGGTGGGGTTGCTGATGGTGACGGCGCACACCACCTCGCCGTGGCTCAGCGTGTTGATCTGCCGCGCGTGCCGCGGGATGCCGGGCCCCGCCAGCGCGTCGTGCGGGAACGGCACCGGCTGCATCTGCCCGTCCGCGCTCACGTGGAACGAGTACGCCCTGCCGGGGGAAagggctcagctccaggctgagtGAAGCACCAGCCCCCAGTGAAggcctccctctgtccctccttgtCCCCTCCGATCCCACAAAATTCCAAGCGGTGCTTACGGtttccctccagggatggacgCCAGGCTGGAGGGCAGGCCCGGGGCTCGCATGGGTGGGTGAGGGTCAAACCCGACCTGCCAAGAGATGCACGGACACGGTGAGGCCAGGAATGGCACCCGGCTTCCCATCCATgacccctggggacactgggcagCTCCCGCTGTTCCCCTGCTGCTCAAAGCTAACTGGCATTTCCCCCTGGCAGGAAGGGCAACCAGCCAAGGGTTCTGGGTCTGCAAGAACCAGGTGGGACACGCTCCCTCTCCCTGTGTTGTTCCCAAGCCCCAAGGGAGGGATTCAGCCATGTTGTGCACAGTACCCCAAGGGCAGAAACCCCATTCTGTGCTTTAGTGGCAGAGACCCCAACCTCTGCTTTAGTGGCAGACACCCCAACCTCTGCTTTAGTGGCAGACACCCCAACCTCTGCTTTAGTGGCAGCGTTTGACTCCTTATTCTGCCTTAAAACAGGAGTTTAGTGAGAGGAATGGGAAGGGGGTTGAGGAATGGGATAAGGGGCCAAGGAACAAGTAAGGGGCCAAGGACCAGGaaggaaaaaccccaacccagTGGCACATGCACGTCACCCCACCACGAAGCACGTCCATCCCCACCCCTTcaaccccagcacagctggcttTGAGAAGGAGCCCCAGCCTGCCTcccagcccccaggagccccccagccctccccccGGCAGAAAGGAGCTAAAAGTGCTACGTACAGCTCCAAAGCTCACCATTGGCGACCGGCCGtaggcggcagcggcggcggcggccgcgctcATCTGCGGGGGGAGGTTGTGCAGCCCCGCGTAGGCGCCGGGGCTCGTCAGAGACCCGTTCATCTCGTGGTGCCCCATCATGGCAAAGGGCGCCGCGTAGGAGCCCGCGATGGAGATGGGCGTCCGCAGGGCCGAGGCTGCGGGAGGGGGCACGGTCAGGCAGGGGACacgggcagggagctggggacacgggcagggacacgggcagggagctggggacacgggcagggagctggggacatgggcagggacgcgggcagggagctggggacacgggcagggagctggggacatGGCTGGGACACGGacagggagctggggacacGGGCAGGGAGTGGGACATGGACACGGCTGGGACacgggcagggagctgggggacaCACAAGCAGGGAGCTCGGgacacaggcacagctggggacatggcTGGGACACGGGCAGGGAGTGGGGGGACAcaagggcagggagctgggggacaCACAGGCAAGGACaccggcagggctggggacatgggcagggagggggacagggagctggggacacacaggcaTGGCTGGGGACTCCCTCCCACATGGGTAGGGAGTGGGACATGGACATGGCTGGGACACGGGCAGGGAGTGGGGGGACACacgggcagggggctgggggacacacgggcagggggctgggggacacaCGGGCAGGGAGCGGAGCAGAGCACGGCCACAGAAAAACCCAACACCACGGAGTCCAACCCCACCttcctcccagcccagagcactgagtgccacatccctGGGATGGGGCTCTCCACCACCTCTCCCTGGGCACCCTTTTCAcaaagaaattcctcctgatgccCAACCTGAACTtcctctggcacagcttgaggctgaCCCCTCATCCCAACCCCACTCACTCCACAATCAGCCCTCCCTCCTCACCCCATCAGCTACTGAGACCCAGATTAGGTCCCCCATAAACCTCATCCCCCACAAACGCAatcccccagagctgctgttcccCATTGCCAGGGCCAAGCCGAAGCTGCGCTGGGGACAACGGTGACACCGTGGTGACACCTGTACCCACCCAGGGGGTCCATGCCGCTGGGCTTGCCGGGCATGGGCCGCAGCCCcggggtgctgctggtgcccgGGGTGGGAGCGTCGTTCCTGGGCGTCGGAGTGTTGGACTTGAGGCCGGGCGTGGAGGATTTGTCATTCTGCGGGAAGAAgggatggagaaggaggggtgagctccagctgctgggacccacagccccagggagccccagggGGACGTACGTGGCCCAGGTCCTTGGTCTTGGAGGAGGgagtgctgctggaggaggccaCGGAGGCCGGGCTGTTGGGAGCGTCCCCCTTCTTCAGCCCGCGGGCTTTGTCCAGGCCGTTCTCCGGGGGGGAATGGGCCGGGCTCACCCGGGGGGTGGCGGGGTCCTGCCAGGGGGGAAAAGCCTTGGAATTCCCACAGTGGGAAGGAGGGGCTCCCTCCGGCTGGTGTTGGGAGGCCCCCGAGGAATCGGCTCCCCCATCCCAAAGGCAGAGCTCACCTCGTTGGAGACATCGACCACCAGGTCATCGCTCTTGTCACCATCGCTGTCCTGGAACACAAAATGTGTCACACCCCGCAGAGAGCTCCAAAAACTAAGGGGATCAGCCCCCCGAGGAGCCAAACCACCCCAACAGCAGCAGGACACCCGGGCTGGAGATCAGGGGAAATTCTTTCATGGAAAAGGTGGTCGGGTGTTGGaaggggctgccagggcaggagcgcagccaggcaggggagtgcatgtggcacttggggacacagattatggtggccttggcagtgctgggggatgcTTGGACCCCATGGCCTCCAaggccttttccagcctgaacgATCCCACGGTTCTCTGACCCACATCAAACCTACAAAGCACCACCCCAACCCCGCTTTCTGCCCCCAGGTGCTGCCCCAGGGGTCCCCGCGGCCTCCAGGGCTGTCACTGCCACTCACATATCGGCTCATGCTGTCCTTCTCCTCCGCTTTCCTCTTCTTGGAGTCGATGCTGTAGTCCGTGGAGCTCCGGTGCTTCTCGCTGGCCCGCAGGCTCTCCGAGGGGGACACGGAATTATTCTGTGGGGATGGCAGAAGCCTTGAAGGGGGGGCAGAAGGAAACGGGGCTCCACGAGCAGCAGgtcccaggggacagggatgagACCCCCTGGTCCCCCCCATGCCATGGGATCCAGGGGACAGATCAACATCAGCctcgctgggagcactgggaatgctgtGAGGATGGCCATGGACACCTGAGCTGCTTTGCTGCaatagcaggaaaaagcaggagGAGGTTGTTTATAAAAACATCTGGGAAAAGCCACATGGCCAGGaacagcagggcacagctctggaattgcacagctctgctcattGGGAATTCTGTCCTTGCCTCAGGCAGCAAAGCCCAGGACATGCTGGCATTCCCAGGAAAGCTCCAGAGCCCAGGAGCTCTCccctctggcagagctgggagcctcAGCCAGGAGGAGCAAAGCAacagctgcctcccagccccagtACCAAAGGACATCCACAAAATGTCCTGGAAAACCCACGCGACCAGGAGTGCCATGGCACGGGGGAATTCTGCCCTTGCTCCaagcagcaaagcccaggagATGCTGGCATTTCCAGGGAAGGCTGGAGGCAAACACGGCAGCACAAGAGGAGGACGCCTGGCCCTGATCCTGCATTCCCTccccagtccctgggagcagcaggatccatccctgctccctcccctcagtccctgggagcagcaggatctCTCCCAGTTCTCTCCCTGCACATTCTCCCCCTCAGTCCCCGGGATCAGCAggatccatccctgctccttccccacaAATTCCCCCCCTCAGTCCCTGGGATCAGCAGGATCCATCCCTGTTCTCTCCCTGCACATTCCCTCTccccagtccctgggagca
This DNA window, taken from Passer domesticus isolate bPasDom1 chromosome 14, bPasDom1.hap1, whole genome shotgun sequence, encodes the following:
- the TLE3 gene encoding LOW QUALITY PROTEIN: transducin-like enhancer protein 3 (The sequence of the model RefSeq protein was modified relative to this genomic sequence to represent the inferred CDS: deleted 1 base in 1 codon), whose translation is MYPQGRHPAPHQPGQPGFKFTVAESCDRIKDEFQFLQAQYHSLKVEYDKLANEKTEMQRHYVMYYEMSYGLNIEMHKQTEIAKRLNTILAQIMPFLSQEHQQQVAQAVERAKQVTMTELNAIIGQQQLQAQHLSHAAHGPPVQLPPHPSGLQPPGIPPVSGSSSGLLALGALGSQAHLAVKDEKNHHDLDHRERDSSANNSVSPSESLRASEKHRSSTDYSIDSKKRKAEEKDSMSRYDSDGDKSDDLVVDVSNEDPATPRVSPAHSPPENGLDKARGLKKGDAPNSPASVASSSSTPSSKTKDLGHNDKSSTPGLKSNTPTPRNDAPTPGTSSTPGLRPMPGKPSGMDPLASALRTPISIAGSYAAPFAMMGHHEMNGSLTSPGAYAGLHNLPPQMSAAAAAAAAYGRSPMVGFDPHPPMRAPGLPSSLASIPGGKPAYSFHVSADGQMQPVPFPHDALAGPGIPRHARQINTLSHGEVVCAVTISNPTRHVYTGGKGCVKIWDISQPGSKSPISQLDCLNRDNYIRSCKLLPDGRTLIVGGEASTLTIWDLASPTPRIKAELTSSAPACYALAISPDAKVCFSCCSDGNIAVWDLHNQTLVRQFQGHTDGASCIDISHDGTKLWTGGLDNTVRSWDLREGRQLQQHDFTSQIFSLGYCPTGEWLAVGMESSNVEVLHHTKPDKYQLHLHESCVLSLKFAYCGKWFVSTGKDNLLNAWRTPYGASIFQSKESSSVLSCDISADDKYIVTGSGDKKATVYEVIY